One genomic window of Euwallacea fornicatus isolate EFF26 chromosome 7, ASM4011564v1, whole genome shotgun sequence includes the following:
- the PGAP1 gene encoding GPI inositol-deacylase, giving the protein MKNIIVYFLISLLATLFYIAGLVFFLTDHERNDKCEMTYMFEYPQYVRIHHELDELYPKYGLYAYGEGRTTKKARNMQFNGIPVVFLPGNAGSHHQVRSLASVALRKALNSGTTFHFDYFTIDLNSEFSAFYGPILYEQLQYVLSSIEKVLELYKNDSRRPRRVVLIGHSVGGIVAKNAIATLVKQNKHLVSIFIALASPLAREPVYFDRYASSFYASSSFNQTNITSVSIAGGYSDILVPTYLTINQDSINLVATNIAKCWVESNHVQILWCKQLVLAINRALFDSVDRNSNQISTDSNFVQKVFRHHLTHNSGSYVDLTGATEKLIKIDYKGDWIENIQRHYTIDLKEGLKQPQWYMVGLTLQAPYQKLSVLAINLEVTDWVFACSAAYPNKASRVCVEAKHLTQYSEIAPSNRHKRRLLTVDLHEIKRRNREFTHVVFRALPTDDHLIFHVDTYSEDEREATVSLPKFSFQKRLLQRTPEKAVVFNLIFPELEDPLQIYQLYLEPVQCDSKEHHSTASLITPWANESVHMHFTELLNKPFILRVQNPKPAGGESVRVQLTLEPSCVYAISVRLHIIGVFGQLARHYSPFIISTCATVFLLAFQSQVNVVGRTKRVPIFFSSLVVGLKEIWLVAAAFLVSLTCKRYLPEPEFYISENAIYTVIAMTIMIMVSYSLIFILLAAYCFSLFALESTAHKLALKLLAKSVTLTFRFSDYFVTFLHKMPFLVAATLIALCFTACGGLALCVGLLFYFLKLTQMSQEYVEQVAWFILGSLARKIRRLLSKRNEGLKEATESTGLEEKSLKSTLTSERNDVSSDERVENSDLETAADGHEGASEETEVEENKEIDARPLEDLTESNNSIFFHSSMFVIWAFVAALNVPAVLTWAHNFKYSRNLSPDESLLPGLIFSIGAFFLWQFDLPRVDRRFSSVLRVIILTLVPISFLYGAVSVYRINYMLTFLFALVLLQQFAPKVATEIGEATDDARKRDAHERYDDIKKKID; this is encoded by the exons GCCTCTATGCTTATGGAGAAGGCagaacaacaaaaaaagcCAGAAACATGCAGTTTAACGGCATTCCTGTTGTGTTTTTACCTGGGAATGCCGGATCACATCACCAAG TACGCTCTCTGGCTTCGGTAGCCCTGCGCAAGGCATTAAATTCAGGAACTACGTTTCATTTTGACTATTTTACTATAGACCTAAATTCGGAGTTTAGCGCCTTTTATGGCCCGATTCTCTATGAACAATTGCAGTATGTTTTAAGCTCCATCGAAAAGGTTTTGGAGTTATACAAGAATGACTCCAGGAGGCCTCGGCGAGTGGTGCTAATTGGTCATTCAGTG gGTGGGATTGTAGCCAAAAATGCCATAGCAACTTTAGTCAAACAGAATAAGCACTTAGtgtcaatttttattgctcTGGCATCGCCCCTTGCTCGGGAGCCTGTTTACTTTGATAGATATGCAAGCAGTTTTTATGCCAGCAGTTCCTTCAATCAAACCAACATTACCTCAGTCAGCATTGCAGGGGGGTACAGTGATATTCTGGTGCCTACTTATTTGACCATTAATCAAGACAGTATTAATTTGGTG gCCACTAATATTGCTAAATGTTGGGTAGAGTCCAACCACGTCCAGATTCTATGGTGCAAACAATTAGTGTTAGCAATTAACCGAGCATTATTTGACAGTGTTGATAGaaattcaaatcaaatatCAACAGATTCAAACTTTGTTCAGAAAGTCTTTCGACACCATCTTACTCAT AATAGTGGTTCATACGTCGATTTAACTGGTGCTACAGAGAAGCTGataaaaatcgattataaAGGGGATTGGATTGAAAACATACAGCGCCACTACACAATAGATTTGAAGGAGGGGCTGAAACAACCTCAATGGTACATGGTGGGGCTTACTTTGCAAGCCCCCTATCAAAAGCTCTCAGTGCTGGCCATAAACTTGGAGGTTACTGATTGGGTTTTTGCCTGCAGTGCTGCTTACCCAAACAAAGCGAGTAGAGTTTG TGTTGAGGCTAAACACTTGACTCAGTACTCAGAAATAGCCCCTTCAAATAGGCACAAAAGAAGGCTGCTGACGGTCGATTTACATGAGATAAAGCGGCGTAATAGGGAGTTTACCCATGTGGTGTTTAGGGCTCTGCCCACAGACGACCAT ttaatttttcatGTGGATACTTACAGCGAAGATGAACGGGAGGCCACAGTGTCTCTACCCAAATTTAGCTTTCAGAAACGTTTGTTGCAACGAACGCCAGAGAAAGCTGTAGTATTTAACCTGATATTCCCAGAATTAGAAGACCCATTGCAGATTTACCAGCTGTATTTAGAGCCCGTTCAATGTGACTCTAAAGAGCACCACTCGACTGCCAGTCTTATAACTCCATGGGCAAACGAGAGCGTTCACATGCACTTCAC GGAGCTGCTGAATAAGCCGTTCATTTTAAGGGTGCAGAATCCTAAACCTGCGGGCGGAGAAAGCGTTAGGGTCCAGCTAACACTAGAGCCTTCCTGCGTTTATGCAATAAG TGTGAGGCTCCACATCATAGGAGTTTTCGGTCAATTGGCTCGTCACTACTCTCCCTTCATAATATCTACATGCGCCACGGTGTTTCTTTTAGCGTTCCAAAGTCAAGTAAATGTTGTGGGGCGCACCAAGAGAGTGCCCATATTTTTCTCCTCTTTGGTCGTCGGTTTGAAGGAGATATGGCTTGTCGCCGCCGCTTTTCTGGTCTCTTTGACGTG CAAGAGATATTTACCAGAACCAGAATTTTACATCTCCGAAAATGCCATTTACACGGTAATAGCCATGACAATAATGATTATGGTTTCATATAGcctgattttcattttactgGCCGCATACTGTTTCTCGCTATTTGCCTTAGAGTCCACAGCGCACAAACTCGCCCTGAA ACTTTTGGCCAAGAGTGTAACTTTAACGTTTCGCTTCTCCGACTACTTCGTCACGTTCCTGCACAAAATGCCTTTTCTGGTGGCTGCAACCTTAATCGCCCTGTGTTTCACCGCCTGCGGGGGTTTGGCCCTGTGCGTGGGACTGCTGTTCTACTTCTTAAAG CTCACCCAGATGTCTCAAGAGTATGTGGAACAAGTGGCGTGGTTTATTTTGGGGAGCTTGGCGAGGAAAATTCGGCGGCTGCTTTCGAAGCGAAACGAAGGACTTAAAGAGGCGACGGAGAGCACAGGACTGGaagaaaaatcattgaaaagTACTTTAACGTCAGAGCGAAACGATGTTTCTTCTGATGAAAGAGTCGAAAATAGCGATTTAGAGACTGCTGCAGACGGCCATGAAGGTGCCTCAGAAGAGACTGAAGTCGAAGAGAACAAAGAGATTGATGCGAGACCTTTGGAGGATCTAACTGAATcaaacaattcaatttttttccattcttcaaTGTTCGTCATCTGGGCCTTTGTTGCCGCGTTAAATGTGCCTGCGGTCCTAACTTGGGCTCATAATTTTAA GTATAGCAGAAATTTATCGCCTGACGAGTCCCTATTGCCAGGCCTCATCTTCAGCATAGGAGCCTTCTTTTTATGGCAGTTTGATCTCCCTAGAGTGGACAG ACGGTTCAGCTCGGTTTTACGAGTGATTATTTTGACGCTGGTTCCTATAAGTTTCCTCTATGGGGCCGTTTCGGTTTACCGCATAAATTACATGCTTACGTTCTTGTTTGCGCTAGTTTTGCTCCAACAGTTTGCCCCTAAAGTGGCAACCGAAATTGGGGAAGCTACGGATGACGCTAGAAAAAGAGATGCCCACGAGAGATATGAcgatattaagaaaaaaattgattga